From Pelotomaculum isophthalicicum JI:
AAGCTTATGGGTCTCCATTCATCGTTTTTATCAAGACCACCCTCAGTCATTAAGGCATGTATATGCGGATTGAATTTTAAATTTCTCCCAAAGGTATGGACTACGATTACTATTCCAGGGGTTAAGTCTTTATTCTTCTTTTTCTCGCTTATGATGCTTTTCATAACTTGAGCTGCACTTTCTATTAATATCGGCAGCATCTCTCTATGCCAATAAAAATATGGCCGTAGTTCTTCGGCAATTGTCATAACAACATGCCGGTGGGGAACATCGACCATCTCTTTTGACATCTTCTCTACCCATTTATCAGTGTATACCTTGCCGCATGAGGGGCAAAAACGGCTCTTGCAAGTGAATGGAACGATTTTCTTTTCTTTGCCTCCGCAATCTAAACACCAATATTCTGCAAACCCGTTTTTGGGGTCTCCACATCCGAGGACTTTAGTGACAGCTTCTCTCTCACATTCACGGATTGCCGTTGAATACTTCTCTTCAAACTCTGGCCAATTTATTTTAAGTATTTCTTTTATTTTCGACGAATATCTCATGTTTAAATGTTACCATATTATGGTCTCACCGGGTACCCTCAAAAATGTATACTTTCCTAAACAAAAATAAAACCGGCCTGGTGACCGGTTAATTTTCCTAAATTATTATACAAATCAGTCCGCCCGAGCCGTCGTTGACAATGCGCTGGAGTGTTTCCTGCAGCTTTAGCTGGGCATTTTCCGGCATGCGCTGAATCTTGTTCTGAATCCCTTCCCTTACCAGGTCATGCACGGATTTGCCGAAGATTTCCGACTTCCAAATTTTCTGCGGGTTTTCCTCAAATTCATTCAACATATACCTGACTAATTCCTCGCATTGTTTCTCCGTGCCGATGATTGGGGTGATTTCAGTAGTGATGTCTGCCTTGATCATGTGCAAAGACGGGGCGCTTGCCTTTAATCTCACCCCGAAGCGGTTGCCCTGGCGGATTAGTTCCGGTTCATCCAGGATGAGCTCATCCAGGGTCGGTGTTACCACGCCGTATCCCGCGCCTCTGACTTCACTCAGGGCGCTCGCCACCTTATCATACTCCCGCTTCGCCACACTCAGGTCCGTGACCAGGCGGAACAGGTCTTTCTCCCCTTCAACGTTAAACCCGGACTGCTCGCTCAGCACCTGATAGAACAGTTCCGCTGCTGATGTGACGTTAATTGAAGCAGAGCCGGTGCCCATGTCCAAACTGCGCAGGGTGGCTTGATCGACGAAGTCATAATCTGCCAGAAATTCCACCGCCCCGTTGATATCCCTCAACCTGCGGATGTTTTTGACAGTCTCCCGTACCGATTCCTCAAACTTCTGGCGAAGCCAGTGTTTGAAATCCAATACTTCAACCCAGGGAGGCAGGCTGATATTAACTTCGTTGACCGGAAATTCATATAAGAGCTTTTCCAGTACATATAATATATCCGCCTGGGACATTTGGGAACAGTCGATGGGAATAACCGGCACATCGTATTTTTCACTTAATTCCGCGGCCATTTGCCTGGTTTCATCCGCATCCGGCGTTGTGGAATTAAAGAGAATAAGGAAAGGGCGGTTTATATCCTTCATTTCCTCAATTACTTTTTCTTCGGCTTCGATATAGCTTTCCCTGGGAATATCAGTGATTGACCCGTCAGTGGTAACAACCAGCCCCATTGTCGAATGCTCGGAAATTACTTTTCTGGTACCCACTTCAGCGGCTTCCTGAAAGGGGATCGGCTCTTCAAACCAAGGTGTCGACACCATCCGCGGCTCGTTTTCCTCTTCATAACCAAGTGCGCCCTCGACACGGTAGCCTACACAATCAACCATTCTCATCTTGATATTCAAATTAGGAGTAATTTGGATTTCCACCGCCTCATTTGGAATAAACTTCGGCTCAGTGGTCATCACTGTTCGTCCGGCCCCGCTTTGGGGCAGTTCATCCTTGGCCCGCTCCCGGTCATAAATATTTTTCATGTTGGGTAAAACCATCAATTCCATAAATCTCTTAATAAATGTGGATTTGCCGGTGCGGACGCCTCCAACCACACCGAGATAAAGATCCCCCCCGGTGCGTTCCGCAATATCGCGGAAAATATCGGTTTTTTCCATGTTCACACTCCCTCCCGGAAAGATTTAATAAAGATTTTCTCAAAAGGTGAATCCGTATGAAGCGCACGCATCCCTCCTCCACAAGAGAAAAAGTCATAATATTAAACTCATTCGTGAAACCTAGTCCACGGTTATTTTTTTCCAGTGGCATACAATAACAATATATATATATGGAGTGTTCTAAGTGAATATAACCTGGTAAATGAAAAAACCGAAAATATTTTTCCATTTTTATCCTATGATAATCCGATAAAAAACCCCCGTTTTGGCTTTATTGGGCCGACGGGGGTTCCTTCCGTTTTTGATCTAATTATTATTCAGCAGTTTGACAGTCATCTTGGCCACTTCTTCCATTTCCCTGGTACGTCCCCTGCTCATCAGGTTGTTAACAGCGGTACCTGGGGCAAGTCCCTCGAAGAGTACCTTGTAGATTTGATCAGTTATAGGCATTTCAACAGCATACCGCGCGGAAAGCTGGTGGGCGGCACGAGTTGTGCGGACACCTTCTACTACCATATCAACCAACTCTAAAGCTTCTTCAACCGAACTTCCTTTACCGATGGCAATACCTGCCCGCCGGTTGCGGCTGTGCATGCTGGTGCAAGTAACAATCAAGTCGCCCACGCCGGCCAAGCCGGCAAAAGTAAGCGGGTTGGCGCCCATGATTACGCCTAGACGGGTGATTTCCGCCAAACCACGTGTCATCAAAGCTGCTTTAGTATTGTCGCCAAAGCTTAAGCCTTCAGCAATGCCCGTACCCAAAGCGATAATATTTTTCAGCGCGCCGCCCAGCTCCACTCCGAGCACATCTGGATTGGTATAAACTCTAAATCTATCACTCATAAATAATTCCTGTACATACTCGGCGGTTTCCAACCGGTATGACGCCGCCACTACCGCTGTTGGAAGCTCCCGGCCGACTTCTTCAGCATGGCTGGGGCCGGACAGGCCAGCATATTTTTGCAGTAGTTCCGTACCGGCTTCCTGAGCAAAAACTGCCGACATACTGCTAAGGCTCGTTTCTTCAATGCCTTTAGCAGTATTAACATATATCGTGTCATTTTTAAGAAAAGGACGGCTTTGGCGTACGACCTCGCGAAAAGCATGTGACGGCACACCAAAAACAACTACCCTGGCTTTCCGGAATGCTCGCTCCAGATCAACAGTAACTTCAATATTCGGATGAATCGCCACGCCGGGCAGATAACGACTGTTTTCCCTGGTTATGTTTATTTCTTCAGCCAACTCCGGCCGGCGGGCATACATTATAACCCGGCGCCCCTTCTTGGCAAGAAGCGCCGCCAAGGCTGTAGCCCAACTCCCGGCGCCGATAACTCCGACATGTTCCTTCACCCGTTTTACCTCCTGTTGCTTCAATCTAATAATATGTCAGTATTTTAAAATAACTTCCTCACTCTGGACTCTGTCCCTGCAAGCAACCGCTTCATGTTTGGAATATGTTTATACACCGCGATAATGGCAATAAAAACACCCAAAGCCAGATAAGGCCGCTCCAGGTGAAAAGCAAGCATAAGGAAGGGTATTGAAGACACTGCGAGAACAGAGCCTACCGATACATATCTAGTGACAACCACGGTAAAAACCCAGATTGCCGCGGCTATAGCGCCGACAGGAAGGGAGATGGCGGCAATCACGCCCACCCCGGTGGCAACCAGCTTACCACCTTTAAAGCCCAGGAAAATAGGCCAACTGTGTCCGGTCAGCACCGCCATGGCTGAAAGGGCCACGAGTACAGGTCCGCCAAAGTGCTTAGCCAAAATGACCGCCAGCACCCCTTTACCGAGGTCCCCCGCCAGGGCTACGACCCCAGCCACCGGACCGGCGTTGCGCCACACATTGGTAGTGCCGACATTGCCGCTTCCCAGGTTACGTATATCAATCCCTTTCCAGTAACGGGCTGTCAGATAACTGGCGGGAATAGAGCCAATTAAGTAGCTAGCCAATACAACCCAGAAATATTGCACGATATTAACTTCCTTTCAATTTAGCAAACCGGTTATCATTCTCTACTGTTCTTCTTTAGAGCGCCTGCGCAAGCCGAACCAAATCGGTGTTCCTTCAAATCCATAAGCGTTTCTAAACTGGTTTTCCAGGTAACGGCGGTAGGAAAAATGCATCAACTCCGGGTCATTGACAAACAAGATGAACTTAGGCGGTTTAACCCCGCCCTGTGTGGCATACATAATTTTCAACCGCCTGGTCTTGTCTCCCGGCGGGGGATTTTGCATGACAGCTTCCTTGATCAGGCTGTTGATGTTAGGAGTGCTTAACCTCATGGAGTGCTGCCCTGCGACAAAATCAACCTGTTCCAATACTCTGGGCACGCGCTGTCCGGTTAGCGCTGAGGTAAAAACGAC
This genomic window contains:
- a CDS encoding IS91 family transposase, whose product is MRYSSKIKEILKINWPEFEEKYSTAIRECEREAVTKVLGCGDPKNGFAEYWCLDCGGKEKKIVPFTCKSRFCPSCGKVYTDKWVEKMSKEMVDVPHRHVVMTIAEELRPYFYWHREMLPILIESAAQVMKSIISEKKKNKDLTPGIVIVVHTFGRNLKFNPHIHALMTEGGLDKNDEWRPIS
- the spoIVA gene encoding stage IV sporulation protein A, producing the protein MEKTDIFRDIAERTGGDLYLGVVGGVRTGKSTFIKRFMELMVLPNMKNIYDRERAKDELPQSGAGRTVMTTEPKFIPNEAVEIQITPNLNIKMRMVDCVGYRVEGALGYEEENEPRMVSTPWFEEPIPFQEAAEVGTRKVISEHSTMGLVVTTDGSITDIPRESYIEAEEKVIEEMKDINRPFLILFNSTTPDADETRQMAAELSEKYDVPVIPIDCSQMSQADILYVLEKLLYEFPVNEVNISLPPWVEVLDFKHWLRQKFEESVRETVKNIRRLRDINGAVEFLADYDFVDQATLRSLDMGTGSASINVTSAAELFYQVLSEQSGFNVEGEKDLFRLVTDLSVAKREYDKVASALSEVRGAGYGVVTPTLDELILDEPELIRQGNRFGVRLKASAPSLHMIKADITTEITPIIGTEKQCEELVRYMLNEFEENPQKIWKSEIFGKSVHDLVREGIQNKIQRMPENAQLKLQETLQRIVNDGSGGLICIII
- a CDS encoding NAD(P)H-dependent glycerol-3-phosphate dehydrogenase, with amino-acid sequence MKEHVGVIGAGSWATALAALLAKKGRRVIMYARRPELAEEINITRENSRYLPGVAIHPNIEVTVDLERAFRKARVVVFGVPSHAFREVVRQSRPFLKNDTIYVNTAKGIEETSLSSMSAVFAQEAGTELLQKYAGLSGPSHAEEVGRELPTAVVAASYRLETAEYVQELFMSDRFRVYTNPDVLGVELGGALKNIIALGTGIAEGLSFGDNTKAALMTRGLAEITRLGVIMGANPLTFAGLAGVGDLIVTCTSMHSRNRRAGIAIGKGSSVEEALELVDMVVEGVRTTRAAHQLSARYAVEMPITDQIYKVLFEGLAPGTAVNNLMSRGRTREMEEVAKMTVKLLNNN
- the plsY gene encoding glycerol-3-phosphate 1-O-acyltransferase PlsY, encoding MQYFWVVLASYLIGSIPASYLTARYWKGIDIRNLGSGNVGTTNVWRNAGPVAGVVALAGDLGKGVLAVILAKHFGGPVLVALSAMAVLTGHSWPIFLGFKGGKLVATGVGVIAAISLPVGAIAAAIWVFTVVVTRYVSVGSVLAVSSIPFLMLAFHLERPYLALGVFIAIIAVYKHIPNMKRLLAGTESRVRKLF